A window of Belonocnema kinseyi isolate 2016_QV_RU_SX_M_011 chromosome 10, B_treatae_v1, whole genome shotgun sequence genomic DNA:
taacaTATGCAATTTTGAAGTATTACAATaagaaattctgtaattttgattgaaatttgaattttcttcaatttagaaagattagaattgaaaacttttgatttgttatcttcaaaatcatgaaaatcgaataattttatatttttaaatcttaaaaattgaagaattaacaTTCAATATTGAAAACTGAGTAATTTACCATTCTGTGTTTTTGaactctaaacatttttaattgtacagCTTTGGAATCAATGTGTTTCCAATCGAAAATCTTAATAATTGAACtgttctaaaaaaatcttttataattttaaactagaaaaattccaaagtattgaATCTTTAATCGtacatcttaaaaattgaaaaattttaaattgcaattcgtcaaaattgaagaattttgaaataaaaattctttaaatattgaactattcgaaaaaacattaaaaaatgcatatttgtaaattatataaatctttaaaattggataatttttcttcatatattttcaaaattcaaatcgtttaaattgtaactctttaattttgaaaatttataattaaaaattatgcaattttcaaatcttacaataaaatattcttcaattttgattacgtacatttgaaatttatttatttcggaaaatttagaaaacttcaTGATTTCTAACagcaattttgtaataaaaagcaACCaagcaaaattgcaaaaatgtttgaaagaataaaatcagcgctcaattattaaatttgtaaaaaaaattaaagctttcacCTAAAACTAAGCTAACGTATAAAAAtccatttataatttttcctgaataactgctacttttctaaattgttaaaagtcattttttatagtAGAATTGAAGTTAAGATTTTCAGATTATATTACATTTCTTGGGAGCTAACGTAATTCAAACTATCGAACGCAAACGCGgaagtaataattttattctgtaacaATAGTCCTAACTTAGTTATTCGagcaattggaaattcaaaatgacaatttttcttaCGAAACAGATCCTGCGCACGATTGCACAttgcacatgaaaaaaaaaacaaatacgtGCATTATTATGTAATAACTATTATGACTgttaagcaaaatttattttatacaatttttattcgagATTCTCATGTTAGTCATCTGgataaattcaattaagttttaattataaaactgcaAACTTgcatagttttcaattttaaaattaaaaaattaaaatcatttcaaattttaatatttacaattataatttttgcaatttttaagagatacaactgtaaattattgaattttgaaaatatagtatttgaagattattattattattgtttgtgaAAATAGAAAATGCCTTCCAATTTCGCTGGGATTTGAGCCTAAGAACTGACAGGTCCCGAAAGATCCTGGGCTCGAAACTCAGTAGAGTTAAAAGGCATTCCCTTTTGGAcagaaagttgtttaaaaaatttatcttgaagaaattgtaactgaaataatttttatcattttcctaGCTGAATGTATGCTAATTGTAAGAAACAAAAACTtccaaattgattaaaatttgaaaactctacAGAATGCTATCTCGTGTACACGATTGACGCACTCATCCCTCTTATCAGAGACTTATTTATCAGTAATAGTGTCGCGGCCTTGAGTCATTACATTCACTGGACGTTATACCATCCGATTGTTCGAAAGTCAACCGCATTAACTCATCTTTATCTCACAGCATCAACTGGACTGATTCATTTTTCAACTCTCTTCTCGGACACATCTTCGGGTATTGTGAAAGTAAAACAGACCAAGTATCGAAAAGTTCCAAATGTTAAATCCTGGAATTGATCCTGGCATAAAGTGGGATTGGAGACAATTGGGATTTTCGAATAGTGACCCTAGAGTATAGGACAATAAGAATTTCCAGGGGTCACTGCTTGCCAAAAATCTCAGCTTTAAATGTATCCTGAGCTCTAAAATCGATTGGAGCCAAGAAACTGAAACCGAGCTGTGAACTATGTCATGACCAGCACCGACCCGACCTCATTTCGCACTGAAAGCGACGAAAAAGATGATCGTCGCACCAGCTTGTCTCCCAAACCCAGACCAACAAATTTCGGAAACTCAAAATCAGCTTTTGAGTCGCTGGCCCTCGACGTCTCTTTTTCCGGACTTGCAAGTACTTCGACTCCAAATGCCCCCAGGACTTCCAGAACTCGTTTTGAAAGTCAAGAGTCGGAGGAAAGAGACCCTGAGCTCTGGGAGGACATTGGGGTTGTTGAGTATCTGGAGCGAGGACTCAGTCCTCGGGATGAAAGCACGCCAGAGGATCGGGAGGAAACCCTCAGACAAGTTTTGTCTGAGACAGATATTCACGAAGGAGATGGGGACCTCTCGGATTTTTTATTCCACGTAGCGAGAACCAAACATGGCAGAATCTACATCAGGGTCATTCGTACACTGCTCTTAAATCGAGGTAGGCTTCCAGTTCCGCTAGTGATGAGCAATTATGGTCCTCAATTACTCGCCATCTTACTCAATTTGTTCTTCTTTATTTACAATTTGTCCCCTTGAGGTTTACAGGACTTCTATTTCTTTCAATATGACCacctatatattttataatagcCTTCTCCAATTCTTTCATCAGCTCTTCACCCAATCCATGAGTCCCTTAAATCTGTATCACATTCTGTTGCCATCTTTCTTAATCTTCCATTCCACTCATACGTCCGTCCCATATATCCCATGCTTTCTCTTCCAATTAACAAATTCTGTCACCTTTTCTTTCCCCGTATCTTTTATCAGTACTTTGGTACTTCTTCCTTTATTATCTTACACCATTTCTTATATTGTGATTCCACAATTATCCCTTGTCCTTCTATTCATTAAGTATCCCATCACCCTTCTCCAGTTTTTCAGATACTCCAGTCACATCTCGTATATTTTTATCCCTAAAAACTTCACTTCTTCATTCTTCTCATTCTCGTAAATTCTATCACCTTCCCTCTCCGTTCTTCTActcctttcaaacatttttacgcTTTATTTTTTTGGCTTTCTTTTTTTGGCTTTCTTTCTTCCCTCCCTTCCCCTCAAACTTGCATACCCTCAATACCCTAGTACTTATTTCATCTACCCCTTTTCTcccttttaatcattttatttgagaaataattcaGAATGTCtatcaccattcctttcttcaaCTGTCTGATTCAGTAGCTGATTTTTCCCTTAACTCCTTTCGGTAACTTCTCCGATAAAACAGTTACATGTAAGTACAATCTTGGCATTTGCGTCACTCCCTTATCATTTTTAACCTTCTACCCTTTATATTTCCCCCCATATTTCCAGACTTCCTTTGGAGTCTCCTAACACCTTTGCTTATTTCTTTCTTTGCTGTGTCCTCTTCCTCTATTTCTCTTCCCTCTTTTTCTCCTTTCCGAATAATCTTCTTTACTCCTCCTATAGCATATCTATACAATATTTAATCTAAGTACACTCGAACTTCTTTGTGCCCTCGTTTTTTTTTCCTATCATTATTCCCTTATCATTGTTTGCAATTCCCGCCCATTTTGATAttcttggcatttttttttttaaatgttcttttgcCTTTTATTTAACAATCCATGTATCGCCATTTGCCCCTATATTTCAGTTGTGGTCCCTGTAGTTCCCTATTTCTGACCGATAGcgctaatttgtttaaattttccatatttaaaaaatgtttaaaaaattgattttttacctatttaaataaataccaaaaatatgCTATTATTGCAgacaatatttaacaattaatgTTCTGACTGTTTAAACCTAAAAAAGAAATCTATACATTCAAATTTCGCGCCAAAATATGATTGAACTTTAAGGTTAAGTTCAAGTGTGGCATCCATTTTTCTAGCGCGAAATTTAaacctaataattttattgtttcgtTTCGAAGAATCCAAATCGtagatatttctttaaaaatgtcatcAGGGTCCACTAATgccactttttttcaattttctttgaaacagatttttgaaatttttcgctgACTGAGTAAAATAACATCTGTATTAGGGTGGGTcgaaaaagcgaaattttataattcgaaattgTAATTTGGTGTCGATTGATGAACGCCTTCAACTTGCATCAGCAAAATACTTGCgttagaaaaatgtgctttaaaaagctgttattttcatattttcgtacacgtcaactcttttttatttctttcgatgTGTTAAATGTCTTCaagtttttacagattttaatcgACGCTCTCTTGGCTATAATTTATCTTTATGcctcgttttttttaattatcttttttcagCTACGCTGGAACAAAATGTGCAAGTCTAGAGAATTGCAAAAATCGacgttgcaaaattaaaaaaatcattattttttttaatttgaaatgttgttTTCTTGCTTACCTTAAGAAAAGTTATGTTGCCATAAAAACTTATTCCGTGTCAATATTTAATTCATTGCAGCCATGAAAGAGTTTTTCttggtataattattttttatgtctacaaattttggaatgatttttcacttgttaattgaattgaatttatttagaaaaatgaaaaaggttgTTAGAtttctattctttgaaaattttattcttcttccgttgaaaataattgattctattttagaatcttttaattgGGAAATCCAAACTTTGGATTTTAACTTTGAATAAGAATTTAATCGATAACTTATGTAAAGTTTAACtttgcataaaattttaattaattctaaattaaaaaactccagatttttatattttaaggtttggactttaagggcatgcgacaaagtgggattcctacattgccaacctcttttttccattgaacaaaatttttttgtgaaccatagaacttttttggtgaatgaaatatcgaactcaaaatttgaggagagcataagaagacattattctacgtttatgtactgcatttgaatcggaatttaaaaaaaaaattatttctgaNNNNNNNNNNNNNNNNNNNNNNNNNNNNNNNNNNNNNNNNNNNNNNNNNNNNNNNNNNNNNNNNNNNNNNNNNNNNNNNNNNNNNNNNNNNNNNNNNNNNgtggagggtagtccgtttagcgtgcaatcgactcgggatacttataagatactaccatgattttttcagattttttggtctaaaaataaattaggccaaaaatcggccttaccgaccctccccctttgagctcaaatttgattttaggacagtgttatcaatttttattaaatataagattttagatGACGAAAAAGAATCGAGAaaattgtaaatacattttttttattttacagaatttttccaaaattgaatcaattgaaacatattatatacattttttcaactcttaaaatatatttaatcttttaaaaactttcaaaattcttaaatatctttcaaactttcaaaactttcaaaaaaaatctaaatttcgtttaaaaagtaaaaaaaaatatttttgaaattgttaaaatattgttaaatgatcgactttttcctaaaattttttataaaacatgtaaaattgaaaaaatgccttaaaatcttccctATTCTTCTCGGAAaatgttggaaatattttcaaaatattctgctaaaattaacttgttcaaataaaaaatcatttcatatttTCTAATGGAATCTTAAGAAACAAGTCACCAAACATTTTGGatttgctttttattaaaaaaatgttataaaattttcaaatttttcattttttatcttttaaactgacttgaagttttcctaacttttttttttattctgtaaaactaaaaaaattgccttaaaagttaccaggatttaaaatttttcaatagaatttttaaaaaaatctcttgaaacctttcaaaattcttaaaacgctaaaatgaaaatattcaaaattgtagtatttgttaaaaaatttgaaaccttttaaaaattcctaaaatttaaaacactGCCTTAAAAATATCCagaatcttttttgataattttggaaatcattcacatgtttggaaattttttttagtctcctgaacctttcaaaaattttacaaagttaatatcaaaatcttctaaaatgtacattttgtttaaatttgtacgaaatattaaaaaatttcgaattattttttaattttttagaattattcgaaCTTTTcctaagaattgaaaaaaatttgtaaaataagaaaACGACCTTAAAATCGTGTAGAATCtccttttttcgaaatcttttgaaatattcacttcgaattcatttaaaaaaaaaaaatgattacacaATTTCCCAGGAATctgacaaaaattttgtaatctctttaaacttttcaaaattcttaaaaagtatctaatttttttcaaaagctccTAAGATCTACAttctgtttcaattttttaaaaatatttttaaataattttacaatatttaaaaataaattcaatttttttttaaatcctgcaaaataaataaaaatttcagattctttttggtaaattttggaaaacattttttaatatcctccAATGGAAATCCAAAATCtcctttcaaaatttataaatagataaaattgaaatcttcaaaaatgtacgcttaaatttttttaaaatattttcaaatcataaatttgttttttaatgtttgaaaatgattcgaatttttcctaaaaattaaaaaaaaaatcctaaaaaattacaaaaatggccTTAacatcttccacattcatttttcgaattattcctaaacattctcttaaaattaattcttgaaaattaaaaatagttaaaaatgttaacaggaagtataaggatttttttttattttcttgaaacctttcaaaatctttaaaattgatttttaaaaactaaacaaaaatcatttttaatttttatagaagtattaagaaaattttcgtttatcctctggaaatctttcaaaattcttataaaactTCAACGTTTTATTTTGTCTTattcaaaaatctagattttgtttgaaaatgtgtgaaattttaaaaattgctaaatattttttaatatttttgaaacctttaaatcttctaaatatatatcataaagattagaatttttcttcaattttcttaatattttgaaaaaatgccttaaaatttaccatattcttttttgaaatttttcgaacattctcttaaaattaatacatcaaaataaaagataatttagaACATTACCAGGaatcttagaaaatttttttattctcttgaaacctctcGAAATTCTGAAAGTctctacatattatttaaaaatcttctaaaatctacataatatttcaattttaaaaaaattttaaaataatttttcaatatttaaaaataatttgaatttttcttcattttttttaaatcctgcaaaataaaaaaaaaagtcagattctttttcgtaaatttttgaaaacattttatcatATCTTCCCATGAAAATCCAAacctcttttcaaaatttataaatagataaaattgaattcttcaaaaatatacgtttacatttttcaaattattttcaaatcataaattattttttaatgtttgaaaatgattcgaatttttcctaaaaataaaaaaaaattacaaaaatggccttaaaatcttccagattcatttttttaattctttttaaatatcttcttaaaattaattcttggaactaaaaaatagtttaaaatattaacaggaattataagaattatttttatttccttgaaaccttttaaaattttttaaattaatttttcaaaacagaaaaaaataatttttaatttttacagaagtattataaaacttcaacattttatttcgtcatattgaaaaatcaacattttgtttgaaaatttataaaaatttaaaaatactttcgaaccttttcgaaacctttaaatcttctaaatatacttcataatgattagaatttttcttcaattttcttaaaattctgaaaaaatgccttaaaatcttcccgattcttttttggaaattttcacatattcacttgaaattaatttatcaaaataaaaaataatttagaacattaccaggaatcttagaaaaaattttttattctcttgaaatctttcaaaattcttaaagtctctacattttatttaaaaactttccaaaatctacattttgcttataaattttttaaatatttaaagttttaattatttaaaaaatttttccaaaacgtacaaatattttttttaaagatttcaattttttaaaataaaaaatgttctttgtaATTTTCTAGACTTTTgctacaattttagaaatattttaaaattatcgtTTTGGCAGTCTTTCAATTTCCCTTAGTATCTGAAttgcttttagaatatttttaaaaaattacataggcTGCATAATATggggtaaaatataaaaatttgaattattataaactaatgatacaaaaaaattccaaattttggaacTTTTGCTTTTGAATGATGAggctttcaaattttaagaaaaaacttacagtttgggaaattttaaatttcgatttttttaaaaattttaatgcagatgaaaaaagtgaaaaaactttccggtttaaatttattttgaatattgaatttaaaattctggtTTCTGTACTTGAGCAAAAATATTAAGGACAGCTTCGAAATAAGTTTCTTCCTCTAGACTGCCTTAAAAtagaaagtagtatttttaaaaaaaaggcagACAGAATAAAGGATGAAGCACTTGATGATGGAACTcaagattaaaaatacattaagagAAGATTCtatttaaagtcaaatttttaaaaaatatttatattttttaacgaatacaaaattcaaagattctATATGAAGATCTACTAGAGAATCggattttaactcttttttgtttaaaaaattgttgtcttatataaatttataaaatttgggtctttcaatctgaaaagaaacaaatttctccctatttttttgaaaacatttcgaTCTCATACcagaccaatttttattttttaacttcttgaaaTGCAGAATTCGAAACCAAAACCTGAAAGTTGACACTTTTAAAATCaagacttcaaaattaaacaatttaaaaatcaaagttataGTGcttcgtaataaaaaaattaattcactgtcaCTTCCATTTTCAATAATTCTTTGAGACTTCCCCATTTTcggacaaataaaaaatatttaagttcaagaaaatgttttgtttaataaattaataaaaaggtaCGTAtcactgaaatgaaaaaaaaaaaaaacaaattaaggaATGATTCGCAATATTCTGACCACACCTCGTGGCACACCTGTAATTATAACGCTTTTAAATCTCTCTGAAAAGCATCTCCTCatatatttttgcatgaaaaatcgAAAGAGAATTACCTTAAAAATAGAATGATCAGGGctcgaaattataataaattttacta
This region includes:
- the LOC117181936 gene encoding uncharacterized protein LOC117181936 encodes the protein MTSTDPTSFRTESDEKDDRRTSLSPKPRPTNFGNSKSAFESLALDVSFSGLASTSTPNAPRTSRTRFESQESEERDPELWEDIGVVEYLERGLSPRDESTPEDREETLRQVLSETDIHEGDGDLSDFLFHVARTKHGRIYIRVIRTLLLNRGRLPVPLVMSNYGPQLLAILLNLFFFIYNLSP